The DNA sequence CGGCGACACCACCCGGGCCGTGGTCGACGGGGTGTCCCGCACCGCCCCCGTCGTGGGGGCGGCGGCGGTTCTGGTGGCGGTGGTGTTCCTCGCCATCGGTACATCGGGTATCAGCGTGGTCCGGCTTCTCGGCCTCGGTCTGGCACTCGCGGTGCTGGTGGACGCGTTCGTCATCAGGCTGTTGCTCGTCCCGAGCGCGATGCTGCTGCTGGGCGACGCCAACTGGTGGGCGCCGCGGCCCCTGCGAGCTGTCTTCGACCGCCTGCGGATCCGGGAGGCCACGCCGTAGGTTCGGGTCATGATCCTGGACGACCTCCGTGCCCGCCTCCACACCGCCTCCGTCCTCACCGACGCGGACGTGCTGGAGGGATACCGCCAGGACTGGGCCAAGGCTCCGGACCCCGGGATGCCGTTGGCCGTGGTTCGTGCACGGTCGACCGAGGATGTCCAGGAGGTCATGCGCTGGGCGGGGACCCACGGGGTGCCGGTGGTCCCGCGGGGTGCCGGTTCGGGGCTCTCCGGGGGAGCGACGGCGGTGGAGGGCGGGATCGTGCTGTCCACCGAGCTCATGCGGGACATCGACGTCGACCCGGTGACCCGGACCGCGACCGTCCAGCCGGGTCTTCTCAACATCGAGGTCAAACGGGCCATCGCCGCGCACGGCCTCTGGTATCCCCCCGATCCTTCGTCGTACGAGATCTGTTCGATCGGCGGCAACATCGCCACCAACGCCGGTGGCCTGTGCTGCGTGAAGTACGGCGTGACCACCGACTACGTTCTCGGTCTGACGGTGGTGCTGGCCGACGGCACCGCGGTGCGTCTGGGTGGTGCGCGCCTCAAGGACACCGCCGGGTTGAGCCTGACCAAGCTCTTCGTGGGCAGTGAGGGCACGCTGGGGATCGTCACCGAGATCATCGTGCGGCTCATCCCCGAGCAACCACCGCGCTCCACGGTGGTGGGGATCTTCCCCGACGTGGTGGCGTGCAGCGACGCGGTCCTGGCCATCACGCGCCGGATCCGCCCGGCGATGCTGGAGTTCATGGACACCGTCTCGATCCGGGCCGTGGAGGCGGACCTGAGGATGGGGCTGGACACCTCGGCGGGCGCGATGTTGCTGGCCCAGTCCGACCTCACCGGACCCGACCGCGCGGTCGAGACCGAGTTCATGGCCGAGGCGTTCCGCACGCACGGCGCGACGGAGGTGTTCGCGACCGACGACCCCGAGGAGGGTGAGCAGTTCACGGTCGCGCGTCGGGCCGCGTTCACCAGCCTGGGCAAGACCGGGACTCTGTTGCTGGAGGACGTCGGGGTGCCGCTGCCCGCGCTGCCGGAGCTGGTCGCCGGGATCGAGGCGATCTCCGCTCGGCGGGACGTGCCGATCGCGCTGGTCGCTCACGCCGGCGACGGCAACACCCATCCGATCATCGTGCTGACCGACGACGACCCGGACCGCGCTCACCGGGCCCAGGCGGCGTTCGGCGAGGTGATGGATCTGGCGATCGGGATGGGAGGGACGATCACCGGCGAACACGGCGTGGGACGACTCAAGGCGCCGTGGCTGCCCGCCCAGCTGGGCGAGGACGCGATGGAGTTGAACCGCCGCATCAAGACCGCGCTGGACCCGCAGGGGCTCCTCAACCCCGGGACGATGTTCTGACGTCGTCGCCGGCGGTGTCGTCGGCGCTGTCCTCGCCGGACGGGACCCGGACCCGGACCGCCGCCGCGACCGGCGTGCCCACCGGGATCGCCCGGCCGTGCAGAGCCACGGTGATGATCCCCAGCTCGATCTGGCGGGAGACCACCTCAACCGGCGAGTCGGGACGCAGACCGATCTCGGCTAGGTGCCGGAGCACGGAATTGTCCCGGTCGGACACCCGGGTGACGACGCCCGCGCCGCCCTCCGGCACCCGGTCCAGGGGGATGTCGGTGAGGTGGACCAGCCGCCCGTCACGGGTGGGGATGGGGTCGCCGTGGGGGTCGCGGCGCGGGTGGTCCAGAAAGCCGTCCAGGGCGTCGACGAACCGGTCGGACACCACGTGCTCGAGGGCGTCGGCCTCGGCATGGACCTCATCCCAGGGGTAGTCCAGGCACCGGGCCAGGAAGGTCTCGAGGATCCGGTGACGACGGACCATCGCCACTGCGAACGACCTCCCGGCGTCGGTGAGCTCCACGGGCGCGTAGGGACGGTGCCGCGCCAAACCCATCGCGGCGAGTTTGCGGACGCCCTCGGTGACGGAGGAGGGGGAGGCCCCGAGTCGATCCGCGAGCGCGCCCGGGGTGACGGACTGGCCTGCGGCCTCCAGGTGGTGGGCGGCCATGAGGTAGGCCTGGACGGTGGGGGTGAGATCGCCGAGGCCGCCGGGTGTAGTCGCGCTGGGGGCCTCGTCTCGGGGCCGGTCGCCGGTCATGCCGTCATCATCCCCGATCGTCGGGCCCGGGCGCCCGCCGCGGCCCGCGGGATCACGCCGCGCCGGGGCGCGAACAACTGGGCCGCGGTGAAGATGGCGGCCTGCGCGAGTACCACCACCGGCCCCGGGGGGAGGTCGGCGTAGTACCCGGCGTACAGCCCGGTGAGGCCGCCGGCCAGGGCGACGACGACGGCGAGGATCATCGTCCCCCGCATGGTGTCGGCGAGCAGCTGGGCCGTCGCGCCGGGGATGATGAGCGTGGCCACCACGAGGATCACGCCCACCGACTGGACTCCCGCCACGGTGGCCGTGGCGAGGGTGGCCAGCAGGAGCCCGGTCAGCGCCCGCGTCCTGAGGCCCAGTGTGTGCGCGTGCAGCCGGTCGAAGGCCACCATGATCAGATCCCGGCGGAAGGCCAGCAACACGATCACCGTGAACGCGGAGACGGCCAGCACCTGCACCAGGACGGGGTCCGGAACGCCGAGCACACTGCCGAACAGGATGGAGTGCAGGTCCTGCCCGCTCGGGAAGCGCGCGATGAGGACCAGGCCGAGCGAGAACAGGGCGGTGAAGACGATGCCCATGGCGGCGTCCTCCCGAACCGTCCCGCTCTCGCGGACCCCGCCGATCAGCGCCACCGCGACCAACGCCGCGACGAGCGCGCCGACGGCGAACGGGATGCCGGTCAGGGCGGCGATCACCACTCCGGGCAGGACGGCGTGGGAGACGGCGTCGCCCATCAGTGACCACCCCATGTGGACGAGCCAGCAGCTGAGCAGTGCGCCGGCCACTCCGGAGGCGGCCACCACGAGCAGGGCACGGCGCATGAACTCGTACCCCATGGGTTCGACGAGCAGATCGATCATCCCGGTGCCCCCTCGGTCGCCGGTGCCCGGTCGTCGACGGCGGGTGGTCGCGCACCGAGCAGGGTGGACAGGATCTGTGGGGTGGTGGTCTCGGCGACGGGCCCGTGCGCCACCAGTCCACCGTTGAGCAGGGCGACCGAGTCCGCGAGCCTCTCGACCGTGGCCAGGTGGTGTGTGGAGACCACCGCGGTCCTCCCCGAGGCGGTGAGGTCGCGCAGCACGTCGATGTAGACCTCCTCGCTGCCGGCGTCCATCCCGTTGAACGGCTCGTCGAGGAGCAGTAGCTCGGCCTCCTGCGCCAGGCATCGGGCCAGCAGAACCCGTCGGCGTTGTCCCCCCGACAGCTCCCCGATTCTCCGCCCGGCGATCGGGGACAGGCCGACCCTGGCCAGTGCCTGCTCCACCGCCAGCCGATCGGCGGAGGACGGGCGACGCCACGGACCGGTGAAGCGTCGACGGCCCTGCATGACCACCTCGCCGGCGGTGACCGGGAAGCGATCGTCGACGCCGTCCGACTGGGGTACCGCCGCCACCCGGCCGGTGCGCAGCGCCCGGCCCACCGGGGAGCCGAGAACACGCACCGATCCACCGGTCGGGGTGACCAGACCGAGCATCGCCTGGAGCAGGGTGGACTTGCCGGACCCGTTGGGCCCGAGCAGCACGGTGATCTCCCCGGTGGGCACGGACAGGGAGACCGAGTCGAGTGCGCGGATCTGACCCCGGTCGACGGTGAGGTCGGTGACGACCACGGCGGGCGGGCCGGTGTGCGACGAGAAGGGCAGTGGTCGGTCGGTCATGACGTCAGCTCCCGGGTGATGATCTCGAGGTCGTGGTCGAGCAGGTCCAGATACGTGGGCACCGGGCCGCTGGGGGCGGACAGCGAGTCGACGTACAGGACTCCGGCGACCCTGCTGCCCGTCTCCTGCGCCACCTGCTCCATCGCGGCGTCGGAGACCGTCGACTCGCAGAAGAGCGCGGGGATCTCCCGGGCACGCACCTCGTCGATCAGAGAGGTGACCTGCCGCGGAAGCCCCTGCGATTCGCTGTTGACCGGCCACAGGTAGAGCTCCTCCAGCCCGAGGTCGCGCGCCAGGTAGGAGAATGCGCCCTCGCACGTGGCCAGGACGCGTCGTTCCTCCGGCACCGCCGCCACGGCCGCCCGTGCGCGGGTGGCCATGTCCTCGAGGTCCGCCACGTAGTCCCCGGCGCGGGCGAGGTACTCCTCGGTACCGTCCGGGTCGACCTCGGCCAGTGCGTCGGCGATCGTGAGGACGTAGCCGATGCCCTCGTGGGGTGACATCCACGCGTGGGGATTGGGGCGACCGGTGTAGTTGCCCGAGCGTACGGGCATGGGGTCGACCCTCTCGGAGCCGACCACGTGTCGGGCATCGGTCCCGTCGAGGAATCGCAGCAGCCAGTCGTCCATGCCGAGGCCGTTGCTCACCACCAGGTCGGCGCCCTCGACCCGCTTGAGGTCGTCGACCGACGGTTCGTACTGGTGCACGTCGGCCCCGGGGGTGGTGACCGACTCCACCCGGACACGATCGCCCCCGACCCGGCGCGTCATGTCCGCGAGGATCGTGAAGGTCGTGGCCACCACGACGCGATCCCCGGACTCCTGATGGGCGAACCGGGGGCGGTCGTGCACATCGGCCGCGCCCGTGAACCCGGTCGTGCACGCCGCGGTCATGACCACCGCCGCGAGGGCGGGCAGGGAGGCGAGGACGACGGTCCTCGGTTGCCCGGGCCGTCGGCGACCTCCCGGACGATTGCGGTCACCGACCGGACGAGATTTCGGCATGCCGAAATAATAAGTCAATCAGGCGGAATTCCCATATCGCCTGCGTATCCCTGCTGCCTCCAGGCTTCGTACACCGCCACGGCGGCCGCGTTCGACAGGTTCATCGACCGACGTCCCGCGATCATGGGGATGCGCACCGTGGCCGTCACCCTCTGGTCCGCCAGCACGTCCTGGGCCAGTCCGGTGGGCTCGGGTCCGAACAGCAGGACGTCGCCGGGGGAGAAGCGGACCTCCGGCAGCGAGAGGTCGGCTCGCACGGTGAACGCCCACACCCTCGCCGGGAGCAGACGGGCGTACGCGGCGTCGAGGTCGGCGTGGACCTCCACGTGCGCCAGGTCGTGGTAGTCGAGCCCGGCCCGCCGCAACCGTGGCTCGGTGAGGTCGAAACCCAACGGCCCGGCCAGATGGAGTTCGCAGCCCGCGCCCGCGGCCAACCGGATCGCGTTACCGGTGTTGGGCGGGATGCGGGGTCGGTCGAACAACACACGTACGCCGGCTCCGGTCATGGCCACCATTCTCGCAGTGCGCTGGCGACGTGACCGCTCCGCAGTGGGATACTGGCACCCGTGACCGCTACGAAGTTGGACGGAAAGCTGACCCGCGACGAGATCGTCGCCGACCTCTCGACCCGCGTCGCCGCGTTGCGGGACAAGGGCATCACCCCGGGGCTGGGAACGGTCCTCGTCGGCGACGACCCGGGCAGCCACTCGTACGTCAAGATGAAGCACCGTGACTGCGAACAGGTCGGGATCGCCTCCATCCGCCGTGACCTACCAGCGGACACCGGTCAGGCCGAGCTCGAGGCCGTGATCGACGAACTCAACGCCGATCCGGCGTGCACCGGGTACATCGTCCAGCTCCCGCTGCCCGCTCACCTCGACGAGAACGCGATCCTCGAGCGCATCGACCCGGCCAAGGACGCCGACGGGTTGCACCCGGTCAACCTCGGCAAGCTGGTGCTCAACGCGCCGGCCCCGCTCCCGTGCACCCCCAACGGCGCCATCCACCTCCTCCGCCGTTTCGGTGTCGAACTCGACGGGGCACACGTGGTGGTGATCGGCCGCGGGGTCACCGTGGGACGCCCGATCGGGCTGATGCTCACCCGTCGTAGCGAGAACTCGACCGTCACCCTGTGCCACACCGGCACTCGCGACCTCGCCGCCGAGACGCGGCGTGCCGATGTGATCGTGGCCGCCGCCGGAGTGGCCCACATCCTCACCCCGGACATGGTCAAGCCCGGCGCGGCGATCCTCGACGTGGGGGTGTCCCGACTCGACGGGAAGCTCGCCGGTGACGTGCACCCGGACGTGTGGGACGTCGCGGGCGCGGTCTCCCCGAACCCGGGAGGGGTCGGTCCGCTCACGCGGGCGTTCCTGCTGTCCAACGTGGTCGAGCGCTGCGAGCGGCTCGCCACGGGTGCCTAGGGGCCCACATGACCCATCCCGCCCCGGACCGGCCCCGGCAGACCGACGCCCGGCCCCGCCGCACCCGTCCCGCGCGGCTTCGCTGGTCGCAGATCCGGGCCCAGTGGCCGCTCGCACTGGTCCTGGTCGGGATCGTTGTGTCGTTGGGGTTCGTGATGTTCGAGCGGTGGCGCCGCGGGGCGTTCCTGCTGGGGATCATGGCCCTGGCCGCCGCGGTACTGCGGGCGGTGGTGCCTGACGAGCGCGCGCGACTCCTCGGTGTGCGGGGCAAGGGTTTCGATGTGGCCTTCTACCTGGCGGTCGGCGTGGTCGTGCTGTGGCTCGCCACATCGATCGACTCGCTCGGGACGGGCTGAGTCGACCTCCTCCGCCGGGCCTAGTTCAGTCGCAGTGGCACGCCGTCGCGGACGTGGTCGCGCACCCCGTTCGACGCGAGCAGCAGGCCCATCGCCACCAGTGCACACAGGGACAGAACGCTGCCCAGCACCGAGATGAACGTGACGCTGTCTAATACCATCCGCGCCAGCGTGCTCACGGCCAACAGTGTCACGGCCACCCCGATGACGGCCCGGGCAGCGCGGTGGGCGCGCCACAGCATCACCGCGCCGGTGATCAGCAGCACGCTCAACACCAGTGACGACGCCGCGGTCAGCGCCATCGGGCCGTACTCGGCCGTGTCGTAGCCGCCTCTCGCGGTCGCGGTGATTCCCAACAGGGTGGCGAAGCCGATGGCCCCCCCGATGATGCCGAGACCCACGGCCAGGCCGGTCAGCCCGAGGGCGGCGGACCGGTTCGGACGGTCACGGTCGGTCATGCGGGTCCTCGCGATCTGTCGGGCGTCCCGTGGGCGGCGAGTTCCATGGTCCTGGCGAGCATGGGCCCCACCACGTCGGATTCGGTGAGGAACCCGTCGTGACCGGCGGGGCTGTCGATCACCACCAGAGGATCGGCCCCGGGCAACAGCGCGGCCAGTTCCTCCTGCTGCCGCAGGGGGTAGAGACGATCGGTGGTCACCCCACCGATGACGCACGGGACAGGGCAGGAGCGCAGTGCCCGCTCGACCCCCCGCGGCCCAGGCCCACGTCGTGACGGTTGAGCGCATCGGTGAGCAGCACGTAGCTGCAGGCGTCGAAGCGGGAGACGAGCTTCCCGGCCTGGTGGTCGAGATAGGACTGCACGGCGAACCGCCCCGACATCGACAGGTCCTCGCCACGGGGGTCCTCGCCGGGCTGCGGTCGGTTGGCGAACCGCTCGTCCAGTTCCACCTCGCCCCGGTAGGACAGGTGCGCGATACGTCTCGCGATACCGAGACCGGTGACAGGAGTGCGGCCGGTGCCGTGATACCCGCCCTGCTGCCAGTGCGGATCGGAGGTCACGGCCATGATCTGCGCGGTCTGCACACCGATCTGATCGGCGGAGGCGCGCGCACCCACCGCCAGGACGCAGCCGGCCCCGACGCGGTCAGGGTGTCCGACCATCCACTCGAGCGCCCTCGCCCCGCCCATGGAGCCGCCGACCACCGCGGCCCAGCGGTCGATACCCAGCAGATCGGCCAGGGCGCGCTCGGACTCGACCATGTCGCGGACGGACACGGCGGGGAAGCGGGCACCCCAGTAGTGGCCGTCGGGGTGGAGCGAACTGGGGCCCGTCGAACCGCGACACCCACCGAGCACGTTGACGGACAGGACGCAGTAGCGATCGGTGTCCAGGGGCAACCCGGGGCCGACCAGACCGTTCCACCACCCGGGCGTCGGGTGCAGCGAGTCCACGGAGCCGATGACGTGCGAGTCCCCGGTCAGCGCGTGTTCGACCAGGACGACGTTGGATCGATCGTCCGCGATCCGGCCCCACCGCTGCACCGCGAGGGAGACCCCCGGGAGGACGACACCCGTGGACAGCGTCAGGTCGCCGATGGCGACACGGCCGAGGGTGCCGTCACCCGGGGGCAGCAGGGTGAGCGGATCGGTGGGGCGGATCATCCGGGCAGGGGTCAGGACAGCGCGGCGAAACCGAGCTCGAGGTCGCCGATGATGTCGTCGACGGCCTCGATGCCCACCGAGAGGCGGATGGTCGCCGTGGTGACCCCGGCGATCGCGTTGGCCTCGGGCGTGCCCTGGGAATGGGTGGTCGTGGCCGGGTGGCACACCAGCGACCGGACGTCGCCGATGTTGACCAGGCACGAATGCAGCTTGAGGGCGTCGATGAACGTCCACGCCCGGGCCTTGACGTCCTCCTCCGACGCGCCCTGCGGCACCGCGAGGTCGAAGGTGACGATGGCGCCCGCCCCCTTGGGGGACAGCTTCTGCTGGAGGGCGTTGTAGGGCGAGGAGGCCAGACCGGCGTACTGCACCTTCGCCACGTCCTCGCGCGACTCGAGCCACTCGGCCACCCGCTGGGCGTTGGACACGTGGCGCTCGATCCGTAGGCTCAGGGTATCGATGCCCTGGATGAGGGTCCACGCGTTGAACGGCGAGGCCGCGGCGCCGGTGTCGCGCAGGAGCGTCACCCGGGCCTTGAGAGCGAGTGCCGGCGCACCGAGGTCCGCGTAGACCAGACCGTGGTACGCGGGATCCGGCGTGGTGAAGGACGGGAACACGTCCTGCCCGTCGCGCTGCACGCGCCAGTCGAACGTACCGCCGTCGACGAGGATGCCGCCGAGGGAGGCGCCGTGGCCACCGAGGTACTTGGTGGCCGAGGACACGACCACGTCCGCCCCCAACTCCAGCGGCCGGATCAGGTAGGGGGTGGCCACGGTGTTGTCGATCACGAGCGGCACCTGGTTGCGGTGCGCGACCTCGGCGATCGCCGGGATGTCGAGGATGTCGTTGAGCGGATTGGAGATCGACTCCCCGTAGAACAGCTTGGTGTCGGGCCGGACGGCGGCCTCCCACGAGGCGGGGTCGTCGGGGTTCTCGACGAAGGTGGTCTCGATGCCGTACTTGGGGAGTGTGTGCCGCAGCAGCGTGTCGGTACCGCCGTAGAGGCGGGGGGAGGCGACCACGTGGCCGCCCGACTGGGCGATGGCCTGGATCACCGCGGTCTCGGCGGCCTGGCCGGAGGCGAAGAGCAGACCGGCGACACCGCCCTCGAGGGACGCGAGGCGATCCTCCACGGCGGCGACCGTGGGGTTGGTGATCCTGGTGTAGATCGGGCCCATCTCGGCGAGCGCGAACCGGTCCGCGGCCTGCTTGGCGTCCGCGAAGACGTACGAGGTGGTCTGGTAGATCGGCAGATTGCGGGCACCGGTGTCCGAATCGACCGGCTGCCCGGCGTGGACCTGGCGGGTCTCGAAGGCCCAGTCGGGATTGCTGTTGTCGTACGTCATAGGGGCGGAGCCCCTCCTCTCGTCAGAAGGGTCCGGCCGCGTCACGACAGCGGACCCGCGCTTGCCTGTCACCCGGGTGGGTGGTGGCCAGGTCGTCTCCCGGGGCACCCCACCGCGGTGGAGGGTTGCCGCCCAGCGAGCCGGGGCTTGTCGCTGGAACTCATGACCTGGGGAGAGGTTAGCCTAAGCCGCTCGGCGGCGGCAACGCGGGGTAAAGGCCCGAGCTGGCCGCCCGTCAGTCACCCCGATCCCGAGTCCGGGCGGAACCCCCGGAAGGTCGGCGTCCGACCGGTTACGGTGATCGGACAGTGGTCCATCTCACCCGATGGCCGTCACCCGTTGACGCGCGAGCACCCGAGGAGTCCCACGTGGACCAGAGTCCCCTGATCGACATAGGCCTGCCCATCGCACTGGCGATCATCATGGTCGGCATCGGGCTCAGCCTGACCAAGGAGGACTTCGCGGTCCAGGCGAGGTCGCCGTGGGCGACGATCGTCGGGTTGTTCGGCCAACTGGTCCTGGTTCCGCTGACCGGCGTGGCCGTGGCGCTGGCGTTCGGGCTCTCCCCGATGTTGGCCCTCGGTCTGGTCCTGGTGGCGGCGACGCCCGGAGGCGCGACGTCGAACCTCATCACCTATCTCGCCCGGGGCAACGTCGCGCTGTCGGTCATCCTCACCGCCCTGACCTCAGTGGCCGTGATCCTCACGCTGCCCATGTGGTTCGGGATCGGCGCGCGGCTCATCCCCGGAGCCGCGGACGAAGAGGTCACCGTCCCGCTTGGTCAGACCTTCGGCCTGCTGCTGGGCGTCATCCTCATCCCCGTCCTTCTCGGAATGATCCTCCGCGCGCGCAAGCCCGCCCTGGCGGGCCGCATCGAACGCTTCGTCGGCATCGTCGGACTCGTCGTGCTGGTACTGCTCATCGTGGGCATCGTGCTCGGCGAGAGGGACCGGATCGTGGACCTCATCGTGGCCGTGGGGCCCGCGGTGGTCGTCCTCAACTTGGC is a window from the Dietzia sp. JS16-p6b genome containing:
- a CDS encoding FAD-binding oxidoreductase, whose amino-acid sequence is MILDDLRARLHTASVLTDADVLEGYRQDWAKAPDPGMPLAVVRARSTEDVQEVMRWAGTHGVPVVPRGAGSGLSGGATAVEGGIVLSTELMRDIDVDPVTRTATVQPGLLNIEVKRAIAAHGLWYPPDPSSYEICSIGGNIATNAGGLCCVKYGVTTDYVLGLTVVLADGTAVRLGGARLKDTAGLSLTKLFVGSEGTLGIVTEIIVRLIPEQPPRSTVVGIFPDVVACSDAVLAITRRIRPAMLEFMDTVSIRAVEADLRMGLDTSAGAMLLAQSDLTGPDRAVETEFMAEAFRTHGATEVFATDDPEEGEQFTVARRAAFTSLGKTGTLLLEDVGVPLPALPELVAGIEAISARRDVPIALVAHAGDGNTHPIIVLTDDDPDRAHRAQAAFGEVMDLAIGMGGTITGEHGVGRLKAPWLPAQLGEDAMELNRRIKTALDPQGLLNPGTMF
- a CDS encoding metal-dependent transcriptional regulator, whose translation is MTGDRPRDEAPSATTPGGLGDLTPTVQAYLMAAHHLEAAGQSVTPGALADRLGASPSSVTEGVRKLAAMGLARHRPYAPVELTDAGRSFAVAMVRRHRILETFLARCLDYPWDEVHAEADALEHVVSDRFVDALDGFLDHPRRDPHGDPIPTRDGRLVHLTDIPLDRVPEGGAGVVTRVSDRDNSVLRHLAEIGLRPDSPVEVVSRQIELGIITVALHGRAIPVGTPVAAAVRVRVPSGEDSADDTAGDDVRTSSRG
- a CDS encoding metal ABC transporter permease, coding for MIDLLVEPMGYEFMRRALLVVAASGVAGALLSCWLVHMGWSLMGDAVSHAVLPGVVIAALTGIPFAVGALVAALVAVALIGGVRESGTVREDAAMGIVFTALFSLGLVLIARFPSGQDLHSILFGSVLGVPDPVLVQVLAVSAFTVIVLLAFRRDLIMVAFDRLHAHTLGLRTRALTGLLLATLATATVAGVQSVGVILVVATLIIPGATAQLLADTMRGTMILAVVVALAGGLTGLYAGYYADLPPGPVVVLAQAAIFTAAQLFAPRRGVIPRAAAGARARRSGMMTA
- a CDS encoding metal ABC transporter ATP-binding protein → MTDRPLPFSSHTGPPAVVVTDLTVDRGQIRALDSVSLSVPTGEITVLLGPNGSGKSTLLQAMLGLVTPTGGSVRVLGSPVGRALRTGRVAAVPQSDGVDDRFPVTAGEVVMQGRRRFTGPWRRPSSADRLAVEQALARVGLSPIAGRRIGELSGGQRRRVLLARCLAQEAELLLLDEPFNGMDAGSEEVYIDVLRDLTASGRTAVVSTHHLATVERLADSVALLNGGLVAHGPVAETTTPQILSTLLGARPPAVDDRAPATEGAPG
- a CDS encoding metal ABC transporter solute-binding protein, Zn/Mn family, which translates into the protein MPKSRPVGDRNRPGGRRRPGQPRTVVLASLPALAAVVMTAACTTGFTGAADVHDRPRFAHQESGDRVVVATTFTILADMTRRVGGDRVRVESVTTPGADVHQYEPSVDDLKRVEGADLVVSNGLGMDDWLLRFLDGTDARHVVGSERVDPMPVRSGNYTGRPNPHAWMSPHEGIGYVLTIADALAEVDPDGTEEYLARAGDYVADLEDMATRARAAVAAVPEERRVLATCEGAFSYLARDLGLEELYLWPVNSESQGLPRQVTSLIDEVRAREIPALFCESTVSDAAMEQVAQETGSRVAGVLYVDSLSAPSGPVPTYLDLLDHDLEIITRELTS
- a CDS encoding tRNA (cytidine(34)-2'-O)-methyltransferase: MTGAGVRVLFDRPRIPPNTGNAIRLAAGAGCELHLAGPLGFDLTEPRLRRAGLDYHDLAHVEVHADLDAAYARLLPARVWAFTVRADLSLPEVRFSPGDVLLFGPEPTGLAQDVLADQRVTATVRIPMIAGRRSMNLSNAAAVAVYEAWRQQGYAGDMGIPPD
- a CDS encoding bifunctional methylenetetrahydrofolate dehydrogenase/methenyltetrahydrofolate cyclohydrolase, coding for MTATKLDGKLTRDEIVADLSTRVAALRDKGITPGLGTVLVGDDPGSHSYVKMKHRDCEQVGIASIRRDLPADTGQAELEAVIDELNADPACTGYIVQLPLPAHLDENAILERIDPAKDADGLHPVNLGKLVLNAPAPLPCTPNGAIHLLRRFGVELDGAHVVVIGRGVTVGRPIGLMLTRRSENSTVTLCHTGTRDLAAETRRADVIVAAAGVAHILTPDMVKPGAAILDVGVSRLDGKLAGDVHPDVWDVAGAVSPNPGGVGPLTRAFLLSNVVERCERLATGA
- a CDS encoding DUF3017 domain-containing protein — encoded protein: MTHPAPDRPRQTDARPRRTRPARLRWSQIRAQWPLALVLVGIVVSLGFVMFERWRRGAFLLGIMALAAAVLRAVVPDERARLLGVRGKGFDVAFYLAVGVVVLWLATSIDSLGTG
- a CDS encoding O-acetylhomoserine aminocarboxypropyltransferase/cysteine synthase family protein, translated to MTYDNSNPDWAFETRQVHAGQPVDSDTGARNLPIYQTTSYVFADAKQAADRFALAEMGPIYTRITNPTVAAVEDRLASLEGGVAGLLFASGQAAETAVIQAIAQSGGHVVASPRLYGGTDTLLRHTLPKYGIETTFVENPDDPASWEAAVRPDTKLFYGESISNPLNDILDIPAIAEVAHRNQVPLVIDNTVATPYLIRPLELGADVVVSSATKYLGGHGASLGGILVDGGTFDWRVQRDGQDVFPSFTTPDPAYHGLVYADLGAPALALKARVTLLRDTGAAASPFNAWTLIQGIDTLSLRIERHVSNAQRVAEWLESREDVAKVQYAGLASSPYNALQQKLSPKGAGAIVTFDLAVPQGASEEDVKARAWTFIDALKLHSCLVNIGDVRSLVCHPATTTHSQGTPEANAIAGVTTATIRLSVGIEAVDDIIGDLELGFAALS
- a CDS encoding bile acid:sodium symporter family protein, translating into MDQSPLIDIGLPIALAIIMVGIGLSLTKEDFAVQARSPWATIVGLFGQLVLVPLTGVAVALAFGLSPMLALGLVLVAATPGGATSNLITYLARGNVALSVILTALTSVAVILTLPMWFGIGARLIPGAADEEVTVPLGQTFGLLLGVILIPVLLGMILRARKPALAGRIERFVGIVGLVVLVLLIVGIVLGERDRIVDLIVAVGPAVVVLNLALIVIGGLLAWICRLRRAEQIAIAVEFGIKNTTLTLLIAFTVIGDEEVGLAAAVYSIVMYLTAFLVVYGGRRLMRTAA